A genomic stretch from Algoriphagus halophilus includes:
- a CDS encoding response regulator transcription factor, with protein MKKILIIEDDLLISSLVEFRLKKDGYITHLVQDGNEGTKAIESFDPDLIITDVMMPFKSGIEIIHYARKNKPDTPIIVLSSLGEEEKIVLEAFNLGVADFIPKPFNPNELAIRVKRIIR; from the coding sequence ATGAAAAAAATCCTGATTATTGAGGATGATTTATTGATTTCTAGCTTAGTGGAGTTTCGGTTGAAAAAAGATGGGTATATCACGCATCTTGTTCAAGACGGTAATGAAGGGACCAAAGCTATTGAAAGTTTTGATCCTGATTTAATCATTACAGATGTGATGATGCCCTTTAAGAGTGGCATTGAAATCATTCACTATGCAAGAAAAAATAAACCAGACACTCCCATCATTGTATTGAGTTCATTAGGTGAAGAGGAAAAAATTGTATTGGAAGCATTTAATCTTGGCGTGGCTGATTTTATTCCGAAGCCTTTTAATCCCAATGAATTAGCAATTCGGGTAAAACGTATTATCAGGTAA
- a CDS encoding amidohydrolase family protein yields the protein MKKTLLKAGVLGLLVAGWFSTNSLYAQSDPTGKKPVTSTYAITNATVITAPGASGTKATVLIKDGVIQGVGSNLNIPSEAQVIAGDSLFIYPGFIDGGSDAGITAPKDPERPKDFVSANPPDEIAGITPWRSAVDQYAADDKSVEDFRKAGFTVAQILPDGGMIAGKAAVVVFGSEYSTNVLKTNTALVSSFRGARGMYPGTAVGVMAKFRDIYQNTKLSQGRSNQYQTASGVVRPEFNPTYQAMMEVINGQTPVMYTAPSELEVRRALSLQKELGFKLILTGLNDYANVIDVIKAANVPVLISLEIPDDKAIKAQKEEVDEATKAQYSRVQEAYDNAIKQAGLLEEAGVPFAFTTKGTKSGDVMKALSSMIEHGLSEEGALAALTTNAANVLGMSRVAGTIEKGKMANLVITTDQLFAEDSQIKHVVVDGYIFDFDTKPKKKASNGDAEGAAKVAGNWDYETESPAGSSGGTFEIIQDGSSYTGTITLDNPAGAGKINTDLEDINVNGKNLTFSFNIDAGGDEITINVSGEVEGESYDGTMSVAQFGSFPFTATLNPTLIAIK from the coding sequence ATGAAAAAAACACTACTTAAAGCAGGTGTTCTAGGTTTATTGGTCGCTGGATGGTTTTCTACCAACTCTCTTTATGCACAAAGTGATCCTACAGGTAAAAAACCCGTCACCAGCACCTATGCAATTACAAACGCAACAGTAATTACAGCACCTGGCGCATCTGGAACGAAAGCTACGGTTCTGATTAAGGACGGGGTCATTCAAGGAGTAGGCTCCAACTTGAACATACCATCAGAAGCCCAAGTTATCGCAGGAGATTCACTATTCATTTACCCTGGATTTATCGATGGAGGAAGTGATGCAGGAATTACTGCACCTAAAGATCCAGAAAGACCTAAAGATTTTGTTTCGGCAAACCCACCGGATGAAATTGCAGGAATAACTCCATGGAGATCTGCTGTGGATCAGTATGCTGCAGATGATAAAAGTGTAGAGGATTTCAGAAAAGCTGGCTTTACAGTCGCTCAGATTTTACCGGATGGTGGAATGATAGCCGGAAAAGCTGCAGTGGTGGTTTTCGGTTCTGAATACTCTACCAACGTCTTGAAAACAAATACTGCGTTGGTCTCTAGTTTTAGAGGCGCAAGAGGAATGTACCCTGGCACTGCTGTAGGTGTCATGGCCAAATTCAGAGATATCTATCAAAACACGAAATTATCACAAGGAAGAAGCAATCAATACCAGACAGCTTCTGGAGTAGTGAGACCTGAATTCAATCCTACCTACCAAGCGATGATGGAAGTAATCAATGGTCAAACACCAGTGATGTATACTGCTCCGTCTGAACTGGAAGTTAGAAGAGCATTAAGCTTACAGAAAGAATTGGGCTTCAAATTGATCCTAACTGGCTTAAATGATTACGCCAATGTGATCGATGTGATTAAAGCTGCAAATGTACCGGTATTAATCAGTTTGGAAATTCCAGATGATAAAGCGATCAAAGCTCAAAAAGAAGAGGTAGATGAAGCTACCAAAGCGCAATACTCCAGAGTTCAGGAAGCGTATGATAACGCAATCAAGCAAGCAGGCTTATTGGAAGAAGCAGGAGTTCCATTTGCATTCACTACCAAAGGCACTAAATCTGGAGATGTCATGAAAGCGCTTAGCTCAATGATTGAGCATGGACTTAGCGAAGAAGGTGCTTTAGCGGCTTTGACCACCAATGCAGCAAATGTGTTGGGAATGAGCAGAGTGGCTGGTACCATCGAAAAAGGTAAAATGGCCAATTTGGTAATTACCACTGATCAACTATTTGCAGAAGACAGCCAAATAAAGCATGTGGTGGTTGACGGGTACATTTTTGATTTTGATACCAAACCAAAGAAAAAAGCCAGCAACGGTGATGCTGAAGGTGCCGCCAAAGTTGCAGGAAACTGGGATTACGAGACTGAATCACCTGCTGGAAGTTCTGGAGGTACCTTTGAAATTATTCAAGATGGATCCAGTTATACTGGTACCATTACCTTGGACAACCCTGCTGGAGCGGGTAAAATAAATACTGATTTAGAAGATATCAATGTCAATGGAAAGAACTTGACATTCTCCTTCAATATTGATGCGGGAGGAGACGAAATTACCATCAATGTTTCTGGAGAAGTAGAAGGAGAAAGTTACGATGGCACCATGTCGGTTGCTCAATTCGGTTCATTCCCCTTTACAGCAACACTTAACCCAACCTTAATCGCAATCAAGTAA
- a CDS encoding amidohydrolase translates to MKKFNYFLAALLGLSITYASAQTKKGSVLIKNATVLTVTEGTLENSDVLVQDGIIQQVGQNLSAPSGVETVDATGKYLMPGIIDAHSHVALDVVNEATAPIVAEVRMRDVVNPFEVGIYRALAGGVTISHAMHGSANVVGGQNVTLKHRWGSEDPADIIMQDAPRTIKFALGENPTRVHGRGRGIQPRTRMGVEAILRNGFNEALQYKKAWEDYNQASSQKGNTQVAPEYDERLQTLVDILDGKIIIHCHSYRADEIYMLINVARDFGITKLVFQHTNEGFKVAPEIAEYTMGASVFADWWAYKFEVYYSTAFNAAILTENGAITSINSDSAELIRHLYHEAAKTQRYGGMTDEQALSMITINPARQLGIADKVGSIEVGKQADLVLFEGHPLSVYAKPQQTYVDGVKYFDIETDEDDQRLRVSPTEMVEPIYMIEEDHQCMQGTELYFSDISKTLFNINY, encoded by the coding sequence ATGAAAAAATTCAATTATTTTCTTGCTGCTTTGTTGGGACTGAGTATTACTTATGCTTCAGCTCAAACCAAAAAAGGTAGCGTACTGATAAAAAATGCAACCGTATTGACCGTAACTGAAGGAACTCTTGAAAATTCCGATGTTTTGGTTCAAGACGGTATCATCCAACAAGTGGGTCAAAACCTTTCTGCTCCTTCCGGAGTGGAGACGGTGGATGCCACAGGCAAATACCTGATGCCAGGTATCATCGATGCACACTCCCATGTGGCATTAGATGTAGTCAATGAAGCCACTGCTCCTATTGTAGCAGAGGTAAGAATGAGAGATGTAGTGAACCCATTCGAAGTAGGAATCTACAGGGCTTTGGCTGGTGGTGTAACCATCTCCCATGCCATGCACGGTTCTGCCAATGTAGTGGGTGGGCAAAACGTGACGTTAAAACATCGTTGGGGTTCTGAAGATCCTGCTGATATCATCATGCAAGATGCCCCAAGAACGATCAAATTTGCATTGGGAGAAAACCCAACCAGAGTGCATGGTAGAGGAAGAGGAATCCAACCAAGAACTAGAATGGGTGTGGAAGCTATCCTAAGAAATGGGTTCAATGAAGCACTACAGTACAAAAAAGCTTGGGAAGACTACAATCAAGCATCCTCTCAAAAAGGAAATACGCAAGTTGCTCCAGAGTACGATGAGCGTCTTCAGACTTTGGTTGATATCCTGGATGGAAAGATCATCATTCACTGTCACTCCTACCGGGCTGATGAAATCTACATGTTGATCAATGTGGCAAGAGACTTTGGTATTACCAAACTGGTATTCCAACACACCAACGAAGGCTTTAAAGTAGCCCCTGAAATTGCAGAATACACCATGGGTGCTTCTGTATTTGCAGACTGGTGGGCTTACAAGTTTGAGGTGTACTACTCTACTGCTTTCAATGCGGCAATTCTTACCGAGAACGGTGCGATTACTTCTATCAACTCTGATTCCGCTGAATTGATCCGTCACTTATACCATGAAGCTGCAAAAACCCAGCGCTATGGGGGAATGACGGATGAACAGGCACTTTCTATGATTACGATCAATCCAGCGAGACAATTGGGAATTGCTGACAAAGTAGGTTCTATTGAAGTAGGTAAGCAGGCTGATTTGGTCTTATTTGAAGGTCATCCTTTATCCGTATATGCAAAACCTCAGCAAACCTATGTTGACGGAGTAAAATACTTTGATATCGAAACAGACGAAGATGATCAGCGATTAAGAGTAAGTCCTACTGAAATGGTTGAACCGATTTATATGATTGAAGAAGATCATCAATGTATGCAGGGAACAGAGTTGTATTTCTCTGACATTTCCAAAACTTTATTTAACATCAATTATTAA